GATTAGACGTCTACGACTATAAACAATTAATGATTAATTTAATGGCCGTTGTAGGATTTGAAGTATATATGACAAACGACCCTGAAATTACAAGTCATCCTGCGAATACTTTAATGGCAAGAGTTGGAAAACATATTACGACCGAGCAACAACTTATATTTGATGAGATTCGATTTAAACACCGATACTTTTTTTAAGGAGGATATGTATGTTAGTTAGCCGAATTATGACGAGAGATGTGAAAACGCTCTCTCCGAAGGATACAATCAATGATGCTTTAAATTTAATAAACGAACACCACATTCGACATATTCCAATCGTTGAAAATGAAGAAGTCGTCGGATTAGTGACGGATAAAGATATCAATCTCGCACTACCTTCGATTTTAAATACTCATAGTGAAACGACTATCCACCATCCACTAGAAGATATTATGAAAACACGTGTCATGTTTACGAGTCCAAGAGATTTCGTAGAAGAACTCGCAGTCGACTTTTTAGAATTCGACGTCGGTGCGATTTGTGTAATCCAATCAAAAAAACTCGTTGGAATTATTACACAAACAGATATTATGGAAGCATTTATCGAAATCACTGGTATGAAAATACCTGGCTCAATTATCGAAATTGATGTACTCGACCGTCCAGGAATCGTCTATGATATCGGTAAAATACTATATGATTTAAATATTGTTGCTGTATCCATCACAATATTTGATAATACTGAAAAAGAAGGCCATAAATTTGTCGTCATAAAAATTAACGCTATGAATCCGATGTTTGTTATAAACAAACTCGAAGAAATGGGATATGACGTCGTCGACCCATTAAATAGAGGTTAAAAAGATGCGTGCACTTTATGTGTATGATGATGAGTTACTTAAATATCGCTTTAATGATACACACCCATTTAATCAGATGCGCTTAAAGATGACGACAGATTTATTAAAAGCGGCTCAATTTTTAAGCGATGAAGAAATTGTAACTCCACGCGTCGCAACTGAAGAAGAAATTTTACTCGTTCATACAAAAGACTATGTCGATGCTGTTAAACGTGCAGGACATAACAACATTACAAAAAGAGAACTTGCAAACTATGGTTTAAATACTGAAGACACCTCTCAATTTGAAAATATGCATGAGAAATGTAGCATGCTTGTCGGTGCGAGTTTAACTGGTGCAGATTTAATAATGGAAGGTAAAGCAGATAAAGTTG
Above is a genomic segment from Nosocomiicoccus massiliensis containing:
- a CDS encoding CBS and ACT domain-containing protein — translated: MLVSRIMTRDVKTLSPKDTINDALNLINEHHIRHIPIVENEEVVGLVTDKDINLALPSILNTHSETTIHHPLEDIMKTRVMFTSPRDFVEELAVDFLEFDVGAICVIQSKKLVGIITQTDIMEAFIEITGMKIPGSIIEIDVLDRPGIVYDIGKILYDLNIVAVSITIFDNTEKEGHKFVVIKINAMNPMFVINKLEEMGYDVVDPLNRG